The genomic stretch AGCTCGGCGTCAGCGTTGCGCCAAGAATGATGGCCGTCGATCGAACTCCCGTCCCTCGCGTCTCTTCGCGGGTCGCGCGGGCGAGTCCGAGCAGCCCGTGCTTGGCAGCGCAGTACGCTACGCCACCCGGATACGCCTTGATGCTCGCAACCGATGCCGTGAAGAACACGTCCCCTGTGCCGCGTTCCATCATCATGGCGAGAAACGACCGGGTCATGTAGAAAGCGCTGTTCAGATTGACCTCAACCTGGGTTCGAAAATCTTCGGCCGACGTCGCCACAATCGACCCTGGCTGAAACTGGCCTGCGTTGTTCACAAGCACATCGGGTACGCCGAACGTGTCAAGGATAGTGCGCGACGCTGTCGCCACCGCCTCGA from Rhodothermales bacterium encodes the following:
- a CDS encoding SDR family oxidoreductase gives rise to the protein MSQPVVVITGASQGIGASVALAFAREAGARVALLSRSRKKLELVADQCRALGGEALVLPCDVTDVEAVATASRTILDTFGVPDVLVNNAGQFQPGSIVATSAEDFRTQVEVNLNSAFYMTRSFLAMMMERGTGDVFFTASVASIKAYPGGVAYCAAKHGLLGLARATREETRGTGVRSTAIILGATLTPSWEGSDLPPERFIPSEDVASAVIGIYRLSDRTDVEEIVIRPRDGDL